From one Catharus ustulatus isolate bCatUst1 chromosome 1, bCatUst1.pri.v2, whole genome shotgun sequence genomic stretch:
- the THNSL1 gene encoding threonine synthase-like 1 — MFHVFQYQPLRLITQNNLSSMCLKLMLSRPVAFAQIWKSWFSSRSLLGKKNIILMGPPGAGKTTTGRIVGQKLNCPVIDIDDDVLETTWNMSVSEKLQEVGNEEFLEEEGKALLKFSASGSVISLTGSNPMHAAGMQHIKKNGIVVYLDVPTTVIMSRLKSKGTDRIVGLSPGISLKDVLQFRKQFYKRWFDIRVLCGGDVAAEVVAEKVLDAVKRYQDSELETFISTRSSRSGRSMEEDSHKLYFSDVVTQGLALDGGLFVPERGLPKFTAEEWQGLIEATYVERAQVILERCIHPADIPASKLAEIIETAYGENFSCSKVAPVRHLAGNQFLLELFHGPTASFKDFALQLVPHLFAYCIPRSCNYLILVATSGDTGSAVLDGFSRLHDTDKQRIALVNFFPEDGVSPIQKSQMIACQKENAWSVGVKSDFDFCQTAIKQIFTNSDFTGFLTVEYGTALAAANSINWARLLPQIVYHASAYLDLVHQGIISFGSPVDICIPTGNFGNMLAAFYAKMMGIPIRKCICASNENNVLTDFIRTGVYDLRGRKLISSFSPAVDILKSSNLERYLHLIANEDGQLMTQLFNQLENQGHFQLQKDLLGKLQQDLVAGWCSDEDCLAAIHSVYSTTGYILDTHTAVAKVVADRLQDRTCPIIISSTAHYSKFAPAILRALRIAEINQNPLSQLHLLSSYSALPPIHWGLLETLKKTGNGDHQVCAADTSVLMSHIETLIQNHFMKVF, encoded by the coding sequence ATGTTTCACGTTTTTCAGTATCAGCCTTTAAGACTAATAACCCAAAACAATCTTTCTAGCATGTGTTTAAAACTGATGCTTTCAAGACCTGTTGCATTTGCACAGATATGGAAGTCATGGTTCTCAAGTCGTTCtcttcttggaaagaaaaatattatcctGATGGGACCTCCAGGTGCTGGGAAAACAACGACTGGGAGAATTGTAGGCCAGAAACTGAATTGCCCTGTCATAGACATAGATGATGATGTCCTTGAAACAACCTGGAATATGAGTGTGTCAGAAAAACTGCAGGAGGTTGGTAATGAGGAATTTctagaggaggaaggaaaagcccTGTTGAAGTTCTCAGCATCTGGAAGTGTAATTTCCCTTACTGGCTCCAATCCAATGCATGCTGCTGGCATGCAGcacataaagaaaaatggaatagTTGTATATCTGGATGTGCCCACAACTGTCATTATGAGCAGGCTGAAATCAAAGGGAACGGATCGTATCGTGGGCCTGTCTCCTGGTATTTCTCTCAAAGATGTACTTCAGTTTAGGAAACAGTTCTACAAAAGATGGTTTGACATCCGTGTTCTTTGTGGAGGGGATGTTGCAGCAGAGGTTGTAGCAGAAAAGGTACTTGATGCTGTGAAGAGATACCAAGACTCAGAACTGGAAACTTTCATTTCAACAAGGTCTAGTAGGTCTGGAAGGAGTATGGAAGAAGACTCTCATAAATTATATTTCAGTGACGTTGTTACTCAGGGCTTAGCCCTTGATGGAGGACTCTTTGTTCCTGAGAGAGGACTTCCAAAATTCACCGCTGAAGAATGGCAAGGTCTGATAGAAGCAACTTATGTTGAAAGAGCCCAGGTGATACTAGAAAGATGCATACATCCTGCTGACATTCCTGCTTCTAAGCTGGCAGAAATTATTGAAACTGCATATGGAGAAAATTTTAGTTGTTCTAAAGTTGCCCCAGTTAGGCATCTGGCAGGCAATCAGTTCCTTCTTGAGTTATTTCACGGACCAACAGCATCATTTAAAGATTTTGCATTACAGTTGGTGCCACATTTATTTGCCTACTGCATTCCCAGAAGCTGCAATTACTTAATTCTGGTAGCAActtctggggacacagggagtgCTGTTCTAGATGGCTTTAGTCGTCTCCATGACACTGACAAACAGAGAATTGCTCTGGTGAATTTCTTCCCTGAGGATGGAGTGAGCCCAATTCAAAAATCACAAATGATTGCCTGTCAGAAGGAAAATGCGTGGTCAGTGGGTGTCAAatctgattttgatttttgccAGACAGCTATAAAGCAAATCTTTACTAATTCTGATTTTACTGGCTTTCTTACTGTAGAATATGGAACAGCTTTAGCTGCAGCAAACTCCATAAACTGGGCACGACTGCTTCCTCAGATAGTTTATCATGCCTCTGCATACCTTGATCTCGTTCATCAAGGTATTATTTCTTTTGGAAGCCCTGTAGATATTTGCATTCCTACGGGAAACTTTGGCAACATGTTAGCTGCTTTCTATGCTAAAATGATGGGAATTCCTattagaaaatgtatttgtgcttccaatgaaaacaatgttttgACTGACTTCATAAGAACAGGTGTTTATGATTTGAGGGGAAGAAAACTGATTTCCAGTTTTTCACCAGCAGTAGATATTTTGAAGTCCTCCAATCTTGAGCGATACTTACACCTGATCGCTAATGAAGATGGACAACTGATGACACAATTATTTAATCAGCTGGAAAATCAGGGCCActtccagctgcagaaagaTCTACTTGGAAAGCTTCAGCAGGACTTAGTGGCTGGCTGGTGCTCTGATGAGGACTGTCTGGCTGCCATTCACTCTGTGTACAGTACTACAGGATATATTTTGGATACACACACAGCTGTTGCTAAAGTAGTTGCAGATCGATTACAAGATAGAACTTGCCCAATTATTATTTCATCTACAGCTCATTATTCTAAGTTTGCACCTGCTATCTTGAGGGCCTTGAGGattgcagaaataaatcagaatcCATTAAGTCAGCTTCACTTGCTGAGTTCTTACAGTGCTCTGCCTCCAATCCACTGGGGCCTATTAGAGACCctgaaaaagacaggaaatggGGATCACcaggtctgtgctgctgatACGAGTGTGCTGATGTCCCATATAGAAACCTTAATTCAAAATCATTTTATGAAAGTTTTTTGA